TCGGGTGCTTGACGGCGATCTCGGCGCCGTTCACGCGCTTGCCCCTGACGCCGGCCTTGTCGATGAGCGCGGCGGCGGTCATGCCCGGCGGATCCTGCCAGATCACGGCCGAAGCGAGGACGAGCGGCTCGCACCGCTTCTTGAGCTTCAGGCGCCGGCCCACGTCGGCCTGGACGTCGCGCCGGGGCCGCCGCCGGAGCCGGAGTCGACAGCCGACGACAATGGCGTTGGGCTCCACCTGGAACGTCGCCGGCCGGGGACCTACGTCCTGGAGCTTGATTTCATCCAGCGTACCGTCGGGCTGGACGATGTAGACGGCGGTCACCACGTCGCCGATGCCCCCGCTCTCGCTGTGCGCGTTCATGGCCAGCGCACCGCCTACCGTGCCCGGAATCCCGGCCAGGCACTCGAGACCCCCGAGGTCCTGCGCGGCCGCCTCTCGGATGAGCGACGAGACGCCGACCGCCGCGCCGGCCACCGCTTCCTCCCCCTGGAACTCCACGCGGCGCAGACAGCCATCGAGCTTGATGACGACGCCGCGAATGCCGCGGTCGCGGACGAGGACGCCGCTACCCCCGCCGAGCATCGTGAGCGGCAGGCGCTCGCGATCCACGAACTGGAGCGCGTGACGGATGTCGTCGACGTCCTGCGGCATGATCAGGATGTCGGCAGGACCGCCGAGCCGAAGTGAGGTGTAGAAACTGATCGGCTCCTTGAACCTGACGTCTCCGCGGATCGATCCGAGCATTGCGGCCTCCGTGTTGCGGGCTCTCGACCCCGCTGCGCCGCCAGGACCCGCCGTGGGCGGCGACCGACGGGCAGCACATGAGATGCCAAAGGCATTCCATGCCGGACCGAGCATCGATTGACGTGGGCGTTCTCACCGGCGAGAGCGCCGTATGACTGCGGCAACAAACGTGCTTTGTCGCTCGATGACGCTTTCGCGGCGGGCTCACCTAACCTGGAACAGCCACCCACCCGGGGAATGCCTCGGAGGCAACTTCATGCCAGCCCGGCACGCCAGCGTACGAGAATGGCACCGCCCGGAGAGGGCGCGCTCGCTATGTGCCCGTCATTGCGCCCCTCGGTTTGGCGCAGCCCTTGCCCTGTATACCCGGTATGCCTGGTCAAGGTCTGCCCAACACCCCGCGCCGGCGCGTGCAGCCGAAGCCCGGGCCGGCGTTCGGCCGGTCGCTCGTCCAGCAGGTGGGCGGCCTGTTGATGTTGCTGCTGGTGGTCGTGCCGGGATACGTGATGTCGCGGCCGATCCCCGACGAGGTGGCGCAGGCCGCCAAGGCCAACCAGAGCGGCCGCGCGGTCACGACCGCGATGATCGGTGAACACATCCGCGAAATAGCGCCGCGCTACGGCGTCTCCGAGGTGCTGGTCGCCTCGATCATCGCCGTGGAATCCGAGTACAACCCTCGGGCGGTGTCGCGGAAGGGCGCCCGGGGGCTCATGCAGCTCATGCCGGCGACGGCATCGAGCCTGAGGGTCGACGACCCCTTCGATCCCCGGGAGAATATCGAAGCCGGCGTTCGCCATCTCCGCCGCCTGATGGACCTCTTCGACAACAATCTGCCGCTCGTCATCGCCGCCTACAACGCAGGCGAAAATGCCGTGCGCCGGTACCGGGGAATCCCGCCCTACCGGGAGACGCGCCAGTATGTCTCGCGGGTGCTGCGCAAGGTGCGGCGCGCTCAGCCTGACAGCGTCCCCGCGTATCAGGAGCCGACTCGCCTGAAGCCCCGGAAAGATCGCCGCACGTCGAGCGACGCACGGTCGGCCCTGCTGATCATTCCGGCCGTCTACCAGCCGGGCTCCGCGCCGCGCACCCGCTGAGCCGCGGGCTGGGCCGTCAACTGCCGGCCAGCCAGTGGCCGATGAGGTCCTGGTCCCGCACCCAGTAGAAGTAGGTCGTCCCCAGCACCGCGTGAGAGAGCGCGATCGGCAGCAGCTGCCGGTCGCGCACGTAATACCAGCTCCACACGGTTCCCCCGATCATCGTGACGGCCACGACGTCCCAGGCCGGCAGATGGACGGCGCCGTAGACGACGCCGTTCGCCGCGGCGAGCACGAAGGGAGGCGCGGCGGGCCAGAGGGCGCGCATCCGACCGAGCAAGTAGAACTGGAACAGCGTCTGCTGGAGCAGCGCCCAGGGGATGAACAACGCCAGCGCCACGGGCAGGGTCGGTTTGAGCAGGTGCGCCGCCACAGCGCTCGCCGTGTCCGCCGTCCACCAGACGCGGACGGCACCGAGCGCGGCGAACAGCGCGACGATGATCGAGGTGCCGGTCAGCAAATGCATCGCCGAGTGGCGGACACGTTCGGCGGCCGGCCAGTCGGGTGAGCCCCAGATTCGGCGTCGCGTGTAGCCGGCCGTCATGAGGATGACGACGACCGCGAGCAGGGCCAGGCCCAGGTCGACGGCGGGCGGCCGTACCGGCACGAGGGCCAGGTAGAGGGCTGTCAGCGCCCCCAGCCCGGCCACCTCGAGCATCACCGCGCGCCGGACGCTGGCCAACTCGAGCCCTTGTGCCGGTCCCGATACGTCACCGACGTACCCTCCACCGACGCCCACGGTGTCAACGTGTGAAGCGCGGCGGTGGTCGCGCTCAGGATGTGCCGCACGGCAAGCCCGCGGGCGGTCAGGGCGTCGGCGATTAGACTGCGGTGACAGCGCCAGGGCACCGCTTCTGCGCACATGATGGCCGTGCGCTGCCGACGGGCCAGCTCGAGCAGCGCCGCCAGGCTCTCGGCGAAGGCAGGCGTCTGCATGTGGTCGGCGTACCCGCGGAATCCGGCGTTGCGCCAGCCGACATTGATCGAATCCGGACGAGGGCGGCGCAGACCTCCCAGCCCGGGCAGGTGCAGGTAGGCGACACCCGCATCCTGGAGACTCCGCGCGAGGCGCTCCTGGTTGAATTGAGGATTGTGCCGGGAGCGGGGGATGGTCCGTACGTCGGCGAGCTGAACGATCGCATGGCCCGACAGCAGCGCGAGCAACTCGCCGATCGGGCGCGTGGAGTGCCCGACTGTCCAGATGCCGCCGGTCACCTCGCCGCCCGGGCGATCAAGCTCGTCAGCTGCTCGGGATCGACCGGCTTCACCACGTGGTCGTCGAACCCGGCCTCCAGCGCCTGCTGGCGATCCTGGGGCCGGCCATAGCCAGTCAGGGCGATGAGGAGGACCGCCGGCCCCAGCGCTGCCCGAACCCTGCGCGCCACCTCGTTGCCGTCGAGCACGGGCAGGCCGATATCCACCAGCATGACGTCGGGGCGTTCGCGCAAGGCGACGGTCACGGCGTCGACGCCGTTGTCCGCGACCAGGACTCGATGGCCGGCCAGCTCCAGGCAGGCCTGGAGCATCTGGGCGCTATCCACGTTGTCCTCGACCACGAGCACCGAGCACGCCGGACCTGGCGCCGCCGCCGGCGGGGCGTTCGAGCTGGCCGGATGCAACGAGGCCGCCGGTAGCCGGGCGATGAACTCGCTGCCCCGCCCTTTGCCCTCGCTCCGGGCCGAGACGTCGCCACCGTGGAGCTCCACCAGCCGGCGAACCAGCGTCAAGCCGATGCCGAGCCCCCCTTCGGAGCGCGCCAGTGAGGGATCGACCTGGGCGAAGAGGTCGAAGATTCGGGGCAACATCTCGTCAGGGATGCCGACCCCGGTGTCGCTGACGGAGAGCACGACCCAGCCGGCCTCTTGACCTGCGGTGAGGACGATGCTTCCTCCCGGCGGGGTGTACTTGGCCGCGTTGTTCAGCAGGTTACCGATGATCTGCACGATCCGGGTCGGATCGGCCTCCACGCGGATCGGCGTGTTGGGCAGGTCGACGCGGATCGTGTGACCCCGGCTCTCGATCAGGCTGCGGGTGGACTCCATCGCCTCGGCCACGGCGGAGCCGATCTCCAGGGGGACCTTGACCAGCTCGATCTTGCCCTGGGTGATCCGGGCCACGTCGAGGAGGTCGTCGAGCAGCCGGGTGAGGTGCAGGAGCTGGCGTTCGACGATCTCGCGGGCGCGCTGAACGACCGGGTCATCGCCCAGCCGCTCGCCGATCACGTAGAAGCCACTGCGGATCGGAGCCAGCGGATTGCGGAGCTCGTGGGCGAGCATGGCCAGGAAATGGTCTTTGGCCCGGCTGGCGGCCTCGGCCTCGCTGCGGGCCTGGCGGTCGGCTTCATGAAGTTGCGCGTTCTCGATGGCCAGGGCCACGCGATCGGCCACGAGCTGCAAGAGGCGGGCGTCGTCCTCGCTGAAGCGCCGGGGCTGGGTCGAGCCGACCCGGATGATGCCGGTGGCCCAGCCGCCGACGAGGAGGGGGGCCCCGAGGAGCGAGCGGATCCCCCGCTCGCTCAGCACGGACGCGTGTAGCTCTACCTTCTTGGCGATGTCCTCGGCCACCATCGGCCCTCGGGCGAGCACGACCTGCCCGGAGAAGCCCCGGCCGATCGGGATGGGCGCCAGGTCGTCTCCGGCCTCCAGACCGCTGACCGCGCGCGGCACCAGCACCTGCCGCTCCTGGTCGACGAGGAAGACGGCCGCCGTGTCGACGCCGAGGACGTCTCGAACCCTGGTGAGGAGCTCGCGGAGCAGATCTTCCACACCGAGCGCCGCCAGGGCGACGTCCGTGATGCCTTGCAGGCGCCGGAGCTCGGCTGTGGCGGCTTCCGCCTCCGACCGGGCCCGCTCGGCTTGCAAGGCCACCGCCTCGGCCTCCCGCTGCCGGTGCTGAGCCTCCTGGTAGAGCTGGGCGTTGCGCAACGCCACGGCCGCCTGCGCGGCGAACATCTGCGCGAGGCTCTCGTCATCCGGGCTCAGTCGCAGGGGCTGCGCCGAGTGCAGGGCGAGGACGCCGAGCACGATCTGCCGCCATACGATGGGAAACCCGAAGACGCTGCGGAGCCCATGAGCCCGGTGCCACGCGGGGTGCGGAACGAGCTCGTTCTCGAAGACATCGGGGACGTGGATCGGCCGACGGTCGGCCGCGACCACGGCGATGAGGTTGCCGGTCAGGGGCAGCGCCTCGATCGGGTAGTCGCGGCGGTGGCGTTCGCTCGAACACGCCCGCAGCGTGGCGATGCCATTGTCGGCGTCGACGATCCAGAGGGTGACGACGGCGATCCCCATGATCTCGGCGGCCATGCGGCTGATGCCGTCCAGCACCTCGTCGATTTCCAGCGACGACGAGACCAGTCGGTTGACGTGCGCGAGAATGCGCAAGCGCTCCGCCCGGACCTCCTGGACGGCGTACAGCCGCGCGTTGTTGAAGGCGATCGCGGCCTGGTCGGCAAAGGCCTCGGCCAAGCGCACCTCGTCGGCCGTGAACCGCCGCCCGGCCCGGTCGCCGAGGAAGAGCGCACCGATCGTCTCGTCCTGCACCATGAGCGGCACCGCGAGGCCAGCCCGCGGCGCCGTCCGGAGCGCCTCCCGGAGCGGCTCGCCGAGGACCATGCGGGGATCGTTGATGAGGTCCTCGGTGACCGCGGTCCGACGCTCCCGCAGGGCGAGCCCGACCGTCCCCATCCCGGCCGGAAGCGGCAGACGCTCCGGCAGGCCGCGATCGCCCGACACCGCCAGCGGCACGCAGGCACCGGTGTCGGGGTCCAGCCGGTAGACGATGACGCACAGCGCGCCGATGAGCTCCCGCAGACTGCCGACGACGCGCTGGGCCACCTCTTCCACATTCAGCGTCTGCGACAGCAGGCGGCCCGTCGCCGTCAAGGCCTCGGCGATCCGGCGCCGCTGCTCGCTCTCGGTGTAGAGCCGGGCATTGTCGACGGCCAGGGAGGCTCGCCGGGCCAGGTCTTCGGCCAGCGCGAGGTCTTCCGGCCCGTAGCGCCGGCCCGCCTGCCCCGACACGAGCGACAGCGCCCCGAGGGTTCGCCCCCGCGCCATCAGGGGCACGATGATGAACGAGGTGTACGTCAGGGCGCGGGCGATCTGCCGGTGCTGAGGGTCCGGGGCAATGGCGGCGAGCATCGACTCGGTGATCTCCGGAGCCACCTGAGGGCGACCGGTCCGTAACACCGTGGTCACCGGATGCGGTCCCTTCGGGTCGGGTGGGAACCGTTCCTGGACGGTGGCGACGAGCGGCCACAGATCGGGCCTGGCGTGCGCCGCGGCAACGCGTCGGATCGTGCCATCGTCGGCGAGCATGTCGATCACGCACATGTCCGCCAGGGCCGGTACGGTGAGCCGCGCCAGGCGCTGCAAGGTCGCCTCATAGTCGAGGCTGCCTGCCAACAAGGTGGAGACTTCTCCCAGCAGGCCGACCTGTTCGGCAGCCTTGCGCTCGGCCGCGACGAGCCGGCTGTTGCGGATCGCAACCGCGGCGTGCTCGGCCAGCCTCCGCAACACCTCTTCGTCCCGTTCGCCGAACGGTCGCGGGGCCCGGTTCGCCACCTGAATGAGCGCCTCGACCCGGTCGCGGATGCGAACGGGGACCGTTACGGCATCGGCCTTGCGGACGGCCCGGCCGGTGGCCAGGACCTCCTCCACCAGCCTTCGGATGATGGTGCCCTCGCGCTCCTGGAAGCCCTGGAGCTCGGGGCCCACTCGATACCGGAAGGTGAAGCCGTCGGCGCCGGGCTCACGCAGCGCGATCCGGGCCACGTCGCTGCGGCAGAGGTCTCGGGCCGTTTCGGCCACTCGCTGCAGGACCGCGTCCGTGTCGAGCGAGGCGTTGATGGTTTCGGCCAGCTCACGGAGCAGGTCGGCCTCGCGGCTGGACAGCCGCTCGTACCCGTGACCACGGCTCATCTCCGGGACGGGCGACGACATGGTCTAAGTCTCTGAAGCGGCGCCCGCCCTTGCAACCGGAAAATCTTTGCTCAGGCCGCCTCCGGTTGACCGCGGGGCCGGCCCGAGCGACCATCACGTCGAAGCGGCAGGCATGGGCCGCTACTCACGTATGGGCCTGAGGCTCCGGCTGATCCTCGTGCTGGTCCTGCCCCTGGTGCTGGTGGTGGGGGTCTACGGACTCATGAGGGTCCGCTCGGAGCGCAGCGAGCTCTTACGCGAGAACGAGCGCAATGTGGCCCTCACCGCCAAGGCCATCCAGGTCGCGGTCGAGGCCGCGCTGCGCGACCGCCAGATCTCGGACATCCGCCGCCTCCTCTTCGAGATCGTCGAGGGGCAGGAGCAGATCGACCGCATCCGGATCTTCGATCAGGACCTGCAGCCTCTCCTCGTCTCCAATCCGCTGTCGATCGGCGAGGAGATCCCGATGGCCTCGTTGCGGCTGACCATCGAAGGCGGACAGCCCCACACCTACTACGAGAGGGGCGACGAGCAGCCCGTGCTCTATTACTTCATACCGCTTCGCGGGCGCGGAGGGGAGATCACCGGCACGCTAGAGTTGGTCCACCTGGCCTCGGGAGTCGAGCAGCGGATCCGCGCCGCGGTATGGGACGTCTGGCTGCGCCTGGGTGCGGTCCTCGTGCTGGTCGCGGTGATCACCGGCGCCATGCTGCAGCGGCAGGTGCTGCGGCCGCTCGCCAGACTCGTGGAGCGAATTCGCCGGCTCGGCCAGGGCGAACCCGGTCAGCCGCTGCCCGTCGAGCGGCGTGACGAGCTCGGTCGGGTAGCCGAGGCTTTCAACACGATGGCCGCACAGCTGGCCGAGGCCCGCCGCAAGCACCTGGCCGAGAGCGAGCGCGCCCTGGACCTGGAGCGCCAGCTTCGACACGCCGAGATCCTGTCCGTGGCCGGCCGGCTGGCCAGCGGCCTGGCCCACGAGGTGGGCACGCCCCTGAATATCATTTCGGGCCGGGCCGAATTCGTGCTCAAGACGTTGCCAGCGGACGACGGTCGCCGCGAAGACCTCGAGGTCATGATCGGCCAGATCGACCGCATCTCCGGGATCATCCGCGCCCTCCTGGACATGGTGAGACCGGCCAAGCCGGAGATCCAGGCCATCGGCCTGGCCACGGTCGTGGAGCGGCTCATGCCGCTGCTGCACCACACCGCCAGGCGCCATGGGGTCGTGCTGGCGGCCACGGTCGCCGAGGATTTGCCGCTGGTGCTGGCCGACCCGAACCAGGTGCAGCAGGTACTCATCAACGTCGTCATGAACGCGCTGGCGGCGACGGCTTCGCCGGGCCATGTCCGGATCCTCGCGCGGCCTCGGATGGCCGTGGGGCGTACGGGTGTCGAGCTCGACGTCACCGACACCGGATCCGGGATTCCCCCCGACATCCTGCCCCGGGTCTTCGAGCCGTTCTTCACCACCAAGGCGCCCGGCCAGGGCACCGGCCTGGGGCTGACGATCTGCCGGGACATCGTCCGAGAGCACGGCGGAGAGATCCAGGTGCGGAGCGCCGTGAACGAGGGAACGACGGTCACCGTCTGGCTGCCGGCGGCCGACGAGACCCGGAGATGACCCCCAAGGTCCTGGTCGTCGACAACGACAAGGAAATGGTGACGATGCTCCGGCGTCATCTGGAGAGCGAGCGGCTGTCGGTCACCGCCGTCACGAGCGGGCAGGCCGCGCTCGCCGCGCTGGAGCAGGAGGAGTTCGAGGTGGTCCTCACCGACCTCAGAATGGACGAGGTCGATGGCCTGGCCGTGCTCCGGCGAGCTCAGGCGGGACAGCCGGCGTCCCGCGTCATCCTCATGACCGCCTTCGGCAGCCTCGAGAATGCGATCGAGGCGATGCGCCAGGGCGCGTACGACTACCTGACCAAGCCGTTCAAGCTGGCCGAAGTCAGCCTGGCGGTGCGCCGAGCCCTGGACGAGCGTCAGCTTCGGGAGGAGAACCGCCGGCTCCGCGCCGAGGTTGCTCAGCGCTACGGCTTCGACAACCTGCTCGGCCGCTCCCCGGCGATGCAGGCCGTGTTCGAGCAAATCCGGGCCGTGGCCCCGAGCGACGCGGCGGTCCTCTTGCTGGGAGACAGTGGAACCGGCAAGGAGCTGGTGGGGCGGGCCATTCACTGGAACAGCGGTCGCCGCGACGGTCCCTTCGTGCCGGTGAACTGTGCAGCCATCCCCGAGACGCTGTTGGAATCCGAGCTGTTCGGACACGAGAAGGGAGCCTTCACCGGAGCCGCCCGCAAACGGCGAGGGCTCTTCGTCGAGGCCGACGGCGGCACCCTGCTCCTCGACGAGATCGCCGACATGTCGCTGGCCCTGCAGGCCAAGCTGCTGCGCGCGCTCCAGGACAAGGCGATCCGGCCGGTCGGAGGCAGCGAAGAGATCCGGCTGGACGTCAGGATCATCAGCGCTACCAACCGGGACTTGCCGGCCCTCGTCCGGGACGGGACGTTCCGAGAGGACCTCTACTACCGTCTGGCCGTCATTCCGATCCGGCTTCCCGCCCTCCGTGAGCGCCGCGAGGACATTCCTCTGCTGGCCCGGCATTTCCTGGAGCGGGCGGCGGTCCCGCTCGGCAAGCGCCTGGACGGGTTCAGCGACGAGGCGATGGCGTGGCTGCTCGCGCATCGATGGCCCGGCAACGTCCGGGAGCTCGAGAACGTGGTGGAGCGGGCGGCCATCCTGGCCCGCGGGCCACTGGTGACCCTGGCCGACCTGGGCACCGAGTTCACGATGCCAGGCGGGCTGGAGGCATCCCTGCGCCCCACGCTCGCCGAGTTGGAGCACCAGTACATGATGCGGGTGCTGACCGAGACAGCGGGGGATAAGGCTGCCGCGGCGAAAATTCTCGGCGTCAGCGTTCGTACGCTGCAACGTAAGTTCAAGGAGAGCTGAGAGCCGACACGATGTCGCCATGGCGACATCGTGTCGCCGCGGAACCTCCCAACCCTGAGGGTCTGCACGATAACTATCCGTTATCACTGATCTCATGAGGGCCCGGCGTCTGGCACCTGACTTGCTCTGGGATAGGAGCACTTCACGCCGCCGTCGTGCTTGCCCTCATCACCTCCTGGGCCACACCGGGGCGCGGCGGCGGCGTGAATGTCCTCAAGAGGCTTCCGGCCTCGAGGCCGTACGCAGGCCGTACCGGGTCAGCGCCAGGTCCACGATTTCCAGAATGGTTTGCGGGTAGGTTCGCCCCGAGGCTCGCGCACCCTTCATGAACTCCCCCCGGGAATACAGGTGCGCATTGGGGTTCGCTTCGATGAGATAGGCCTTGTAGCCGGCCGCCAGACGGAAGTCGAAGCGGGCATAGTCACGCAGGTGCAGCGCGTGAAACGCGGTGAGGGCCGCCTGCTGCAGGCTCTCGACCACGCCGTCCGGTAGATCGTCGGCGACCCGGTACCTGCTGCCGCGGTACGCTCGCGTCCCTTGCTGCCACTTCACCTCGGTACCGGCGATGCGCGGCGTGCCCTTGGGCAGGTGCGACAGGTCCAGCTCGACTGGCGGGAAGGCTTGGGGCTGGGAGTTGCCGAGGACACCCACGTAGAGCTCGCGCCCTTCGATGTATTCCTCCACCAGCACGGGCTGATTGAACTCGGCGTGTAGATCGTCGATGCGCTCCATGAGGTTTTTGATGTTGTCGACCAGCGCGCTGAAGCCGATGCCGATGGATCCGTCCTCTCGGACCGGCTTGACGATCACCGGGAAGTCGAGGTCATGGGCCCAGCCCACCCGGCCCCGGAAGACCGTGGCGAACTTGGGAGTGGTGATGCCGTGGAAGTTGAGGACCTTCTTGGTCAGGGCCTTGTCCATCCCCAGGTGGAGCCCGCGCGGGCCCGACCCCGTGTAGCGCAGGCCTAGCAGCTCGTAGTACGACGCCACGTGGGGCTCCTTGGTGTCGTCCTCGCCGTAGCTCTCCACGAGATTGAACAGCAGATCGGCCCGGACCGTGGCCAGGCGAGTGAGACACCGACGACTGCCGTCCACCGCGACGAAGAAGACCTCGTGGCGGGCCCGCCGCAGCACCTCGGCAATTTCCATGACGTCGGTCTTCTGCGGTGCCCGGCGCCGTTCCGGCGTGGGGGGCTCCGCGGCGCCGCGGGCAATGCCGATCCGCAGCCTAGCCACCCGCCGGGACTCCGGGCCGGACCCCCCGGGAGCGCAGGGACCGCGGCCGGGCGCGCGGGGTGAATCC
This is a stretch of genomic DNA from Candidatus Methylomirabilota bacterium. It encodes these proteins:
- a CDS encoding sigma-54 dependent transcriptional regulator; its protein translation is MTPKVLVVDNDKEMVTMLRRHLESERLSVTAVTSGQAALAALEQEEFEVVLTDLRMDEVDGLAVLRRAQAGQPASRVILMTAFGSLENAIEAMRQGAYDYLTKPFKLAEVSLAVRRALDERQLREENRRLRAEVAQRYGFDNLLGRSPAMQAVFEQIRAVAPSDAAVLLLGDSGTGKELVGRAIHWNSGRRDGPFVPVNCAAIPETLLESELFGHEKGAFTGAARKRRGLFVEADGGTLLLDEIADMSLALQAKLLRALQDKAIRPVGGSEEIRLDVRIISATNRDLPALVRDGTFREDLYYRLAVIPIRLPALRERREDIPLLARHFLERAAVPLGKRLDGFSDEAMAWLLAHRWPGNVRELENVVERAAILARGPLVTLADLGTEFTMPGGLEASLRPTLAELEHQYMMRVLTETAGDKAAAAKILGVSVRTLQRKFKES
- a CDS encoding ATP-grasp domain-containing protein, with the protein product MARLRIGIARGAAEPPTPERRRAPQKTDVMEIAEVLRRARHEVFFVAVDGSRRCLTRLATVRADLLFNLVESYGEDDTKEPHVASYYELLGLRYTGSGPRGLHLGMDKALTKKVLNFHGITTPKFATVFRGRVGWAHDLDFPVIVKPVREDGSIGIGFSALVDNIKNLMERIDDLHAEFNQPVLVEEYIEGRELYVGVLGNSQPQAFPPVELDLSHLPKGTPRIAGTEVKWQQGTRAYRGSRYRVADDLPDGVVESLQQAALTAFHALHLRDYARFDFRLAAGYKAYLIEANPNAHLYSRGEFMKGARASGRTYPQTILEIVDLALTRYGLRTASRPEAS
- a CDS encoding DUF488 domain-containing protein encodes the protein MTGGIWTVGHSTRPIGELLALLSGHAIVQLADVRTIPRSRHNPQFNQERLARSLQDAGVAYLHLPGLGGLRRPRPDSINVGWRNAGFRGYADHMQTPAFAESLAALLELARRQRTAIMCAEAVPWRCHRSLIADALTARGLAVRHILSATTAALHTLTPWASVEGTSVTYRDRHKGSSWPASGAR
- a CDS encoding CPBP family glutamic-type intramembrane protease → MASVRRAVMLEVAGLGALTALYLALVPVRPPAVDLGLALLAVVVILMTAGYTRRRIWGSPDWPAAERVRHSAMHLLTGTSIIVALFAALGAVRVWWTADTASAVAAHLLKPTLPVALALFIPWALLQQTLFQFYLLGRMRALWPAAPPFVLAAANGVVYGAVHLPAWDVVAVTMIGGTVWSWYYVRDRQLLPIALSHAVLGTTYFYWVRDQDLIGHWLAGS
- the murB gene encoding UDP-N-acetylmuramate dehydrogenase, whose protein sequence is MLGSIRGDVRFKEPISFYTSLRLGGPADILIMPQDVDDIRHALQFVDRERLPLTMLGGGSGVLVRDRGIRGVVIKLDGCLRRVEFQGEEAVAGAAVGVSSLIREAAAQDLGGLECLAGIPGTVGGALAMNAHSESGGIGDVVTAVYIVQPDGTLDEIKLQDVGPRPATFQVEPNAIVVGCRLRLRRRPRRDVQADVGRRLKLKKRCEPLVLASAVIWQDPPGMTAAALIDKAGVRGKRVNGAEIAVKHPNFIINRGGASSADVLALMDLVRERVRTTSGVTLQHMIRVVGE
- a CDS encoding lytic transglycosylase domain-containing protein, translating into MPGQGLPNTPRRRVQPKPGPAFGRSLVQQVGGLLMLLLVVVPGYVMSRPIPDEVAQAAKANQSGRAVTTAMIGEHIREIAPRYGVSEVLVASIIAVESEYNPRAVSRKGARGLMQLMPATASSLRVDDPFDPRENIEAGVRHLRRLMDLFDNNLPLVIAAYNAGENAVRRYRGIPPYRETRQYVSRVLRKVRRAQPDSVPAYQEPTRLKPRKDRRTSSDARSALLIIPAVYQPGSAPRTR
- a CDS encoding GAF domain-containing protein, translating into MSSPVPEMSRGHGYERLSSREADLLRELAETINASLDTDAVLQRVAETARDLCRSDVARIALREPGADGFTFRYRVGPELQGFQEREGTIIRRLVEEVLATGRAVRKADAVTVPVRIRDRVEALIQVANRAPRPFGERDEEVLRRLAEHAAVAIRNSRLVAAERKAAEQVGLLGEVSTLLAGSLDYEATLQRLARLTVPALADMCVIDMLADDGTIRRVAAAHARPDLWPLVATVQERFPPDPKGPHPVTTVLRTGRPQVAPEITESMLAAIAPDPQHRQIARALTYTSFIIVPLMARGRTLGALSLVSGQAGRRYGPEDLALAEDLARRASLAVDNARLYTESEQRRRIAEALTATGRLLSQTLNVEEVAQRVVGSLRELIGALCVIVYRLDPDTGACVPLAVSGDRGLPERLPLPAGMGTVGLALRERRTAVTEDLINDPRMVLGEPLREALRTAPRAGLAVPLMVQDETIGALFLGDRAGRRFTADEVRLAEAFADQAAIAFNNARLYAVQEVRAERLRILAHVNRLVSSSLEIDEVLDGISRMAAEIMGIAVVTLWIVDADNGIATLRACSSERHRRDYPIEALPLTGNLIAVVAADRRPIHVPDVFENELVPHPAWHRAHGLRSVFGFPIVWRQIVLGVLALHSAQPLRLSPDDESLAQMFAAQAAVALRNAQLYQEAQHRQREAEAVALQAERARSEAEAATAELRRLQGITDVALAALGVEDLLRELLTRVRDVLGVDTAAVFLVDQERQVLVPRAVSGLEAGDDLAPIPIGRGFSGQVVLARGPMVAEDIAKKVELHASVLSERGIRSLLGAPLLVGGWATGIIRVGSTQPRRFSEDDARLLQLVADRVALAIENAQLHEADRQARSEAEAASRAKDHFLAMLAHELRNPLAPIRSGFYVIGERLGDDPVVQRAREIVERQLLHLTRLLDDLLDVARITQGKIELVKVPLEIGSAVAEAMESTRSLIESRGHTIRVDLPNTPIRVEADPTRIVQIIGNLLNNAAKYTPPGGSIVLTAGQEAGWVVLSVSDTGVGIPDEMLPRIFDLFAQVDPSLARSEGGLGIGLTLVRRLVELHGGDVSARSEGKGRGSEFIARLPAASLHPASSNAPPAAAPGPACSVLVVEDNVDSAQMLQACLELAGHRVLVADNGVDAVTVALRERPDVMLVDIGLPVLDGNEVARRVRAALGPAVLLIALTGYGRPQDRQQALEAGFDDHVVKPVDPEQLTSLIARAAR
- a CDS encoding ATP-binding protein, whose protein sequence is MGRYSRMGLRLRLILVLVLPLVLVVGVYGLMRVRSERSELLRENERNVALTAKAIQVAVEAALRDRQISDIRRLLFEIVEGQEQIDRIRIFDQDLQPLLVSNPLSIGEEIPMASLRLTIEGGQPHTYYERGDEQPVLYYFIPLRGRGGEITGTLELVHLASGVEQRIRAAVWDVWLRLGAVLVLVAVITGAMLQRQVLRPLARLVERIRRLGQGEPGQPLPVERRDELGRVAEAFNTMAAQLAEARRKHLAESERALDLERQLRHAEILSVAGRLASGLAHEVGTPLNIISGRAEFVLKTLPADDGRREDLEVMIGQIDRISGIIRALLDMVRPAKPEIQAIGLATVVERLMPLLHHTARRHGVVLAATVAEDLPLVLADPNQVQQVLINVVMNALAATASPGHVRILARPRMAVGRTGVELDVTDTGSGIPPDILPRVFEPFFTTKAPGQGTGLGLTICRDIVREHGGEIQVRSAVNEGTTVTVWLPAADETRR